From the Achromobacter xylosoxidans A8 genome, the window ATCCGCCGCACCTGGTGTACGGCGAGAACCCGCCGCAGAACGAGCCGCGCTCGCGCGGCGGCTGGGAAAGTCTGCGCTGGGCCTACGACCACGTGCGCGAGAGCATCGAACGCCTGCAGCCCGATGTGCTGCTGGTGCATTCGCCGCACTGGATCACCCAGGTAGGCCACCATTTCCTGGGCGTGCCGCGCCTGGAGGGCCGCTCGGTGGACCCGATCTTTCCCGACCTGTTCCGCTACGACTTCGGCATGGACGTCGACGTGGAGTTGGCCGAAGCCTGTTGCGAGGAAGGCCGCAAGCTGGGCCTGGTCACCAAGATGATGCGCAATCCCAAGTTCCGCGTGGACTACGGCACCATCACGACGCTGCACATGGTGCGGCCGCAATGGGACATTCCGGTGGTGGGGCTGTCGGCGAACAACACGCCGTACTACCTCAACACCCAGGAAGGGCAGAAGGAAATGGACCTGCTGGGCCGCGCCACGCGCGAAGCGATACGCAAGAGCGGGCGGCGGGCGGTGCTGCTGGCCAGCAACACGCTGTCGCACTGGCATTTCCACGAACAGCCCGAGGTGCCCGAGGACATGTCCAAGGAACATCCGGCGCGCTACGACGGCTATCTGTGGGACATCCGCATGATCGAACTGATGCGCAAGGGCAGGATGGACGAGGTGTTCGAGCTGTTGCCCCAGTTCATCGACGAAGCCTTCGCCGAAGTGAAATCCGGCGCCTTCACCTGGATGCACGCCGCCATGGGCTATCCGCAACTGGCGGGCAAGTTTCACGGCTACGGCACCGTGATCGGCACCGGCAACGCGGTGATGGAATGGAATCTGCAGGAGGCCGGGCTTTCCCGCCTTGAACAACCCGCCGGCGCGGCGGCCTAGCCATCCAGGGAGACAGGCCATGACCATTGTTTCCGCATTTCTCGTTCCCGGCAGCCCGTTGCCGCAGCTGCGTAGCGACGTGGCGCCCTGGGGGCGCCTGAACCAGGCGCTGCGCGCGGCCGGCAAGTCGCTGGCGGCTTCCCGGCCCGATGTGGTGCTGGTGTATTCGACGCAGTGGATGGCGGTGCTGGACCAGCTGTGGATCACGCGCGCGCGCAGCACCGGCGTGCATGTGGACGAGAACTGGCACGAGTACGGCGAGCTGCCCTTCGACATCGCCAGCGACGCGGGCCTGGCCGACGCCTGCGTACAAGGCTGCCGCGACGCCGGCATCCATGCGCGCGGCGTGGACTATGACCAATTTCCCATCGACACGGGCACCATCACGGTCAGCACGCTGATGGGCTTTGGCTCCGACCAGCTGCCCGTGACGCTGGCGGCCAACAACCTGTACCACGACAACGCGCAGACCGAGCAGCTCAGCCGCATCGCCGTGCAGGCGGCCGCGGCGCAAGGCAAGCGGGCGGCAGTCATCGGCATAGGCGGGCTGTCCAACACCATGTTCCGCGAGCCGGTGGCGCCGGAATCCGACCGCCTGATCTCCCAGGCCGACGATGACTGGAACCGCCGCATGTTGGCGTTGCTGGAAAGCGGCGATGCCGCGCAACTGCGCGAGGCGATGCCCGAGTATGCGGGGCAGGCCAAGGCCGAGATGGGCTTCAAGCACATGTCCTGGCTGCTGGGCGCGCTGGGTGACCAGTTCCGCGGCGGCAAGGTGCTGGAGTATGCGCCGCTGTACGGCAGCGGCGGGGCGGTGGTGGAATTCAAGGTGGGTTGACGGCGAGCCCGGCCCTGGAGGCGGCGCGTGTCGGGCCGCCTGCCAGAGCGGCCCGCATCCGCAGCGCTTGTCAGAGCGCCCCGGCAATCGCCACCGGTATCTCCCTGGCCCCCGCCGCGCGGCGCCACTGCGCCGGCCCCGACACATGCAGGTTCCCGCCCACCGCGTCCACCGCCACGGTCACGGGCATGTCCGTGACTTCGAACTCGTGGATCGCTTCCATGCCCAGGTCCTCGAAGGCGATGACGCGGGCGCTGCGGATGGCGCGGGACACCAGATAGGCCGCGCCGCCCACCGCGATCAGATAGGCCGCCCGGTGACGCTGGATCGCTTCGACCGCCTGCGGGCCGCGTTCGGCCTTGCCCACCATCGCCAGCAGGCCGGTGCGCGCCAGCATCATGTCGGTGTAGCCGTCCATGCGGGTCGAGGTGGTGGGGCCGGCGGGGCCGACGGCCTCGTCGCGCACGGCGTCCACCGGGCCCACGTAATAGATGGCGCGGCCGCGGAAATCGGCGGGCAGGGGCTCGCCGCGGGCCAGCATTTCCTGGATGCGCTGGTGCGCGGCATCGCGTCCGGTCAGCATGCGGCCGTTGAGCAGCAGGGTTTCACCGGCGCGCCAGGAGGCGACCTCCTCGCGAGTGAGGGTGTCCAGGTTCACGCGCCGGCCCGCGCCGGGGCCGCGTTCGGTGCCCAGGTCGGGCCAGAGATCCAGCGACGGCGGGGCCAGGTGCGCGGGGCCGGAGCCGTCCAGCACGAAGCTTGCATGGCGCGTGGCGGCGCAATTGGGGATCAGTGCGATGGGCTTGGCGGCCGCGTGCGTGGGGTAGGTCTTGATCTTCACGTCCAGCACGGTGGTAAGGCCGCCCAGGCCCTGCGCGCCCACGCCCAGCGCGTTGACGCGGTCGTACAGTTCGAGCCGCAGCGCGTCCTCGGGCGCCAGGGTTTCGCCGCGCTGCGCCCGGGCCTGCAGTTCGTGCATGTCCAGCGGCTGCATCAGGCTTTCCTTGGCCAGCAGCATCGCTTTCTCGGCGGTGCCGCCCACGCCTATGCCCAACATGCCGGGCGGGCACCAGCCGGCGCCCATGGCCGGAATCTGCGCCAGCACCCAGTCGACGATGCTGTCGGCCGGGTTCAGCATGGCGAGACGCGCCTTGTTTTCCGAGCCGCCGCCCTTGGCCGCCACCGTGACCGCCAGGCTTGCGCCCGGCACGATCCGCATGCTGATGACGGCGGGCGTGTTGTCGCGGGTGTTGCCGCGGCCGAATAGCGGG encodes:
- the cnbCb gene encoding 2-aminophenol 1,6-dioxygenase subunit beta, which codes for MKDGEILSGFLAPHPPHLVYGENPPQNEPRSRGGWESLRWAYDHVRESIERLQPDVLLVHSPHWITQVGHHFLGVPRLEGRSVDPIFPDLFRYDFGMDVDVELAEACCEEGRKLGLVTKMMRNPKFRVDYGTITTLHMVRPQWDIPVVGLSANNTPYYLNTQEGQKEMDLLGRATREAIRKSGRRAVLLASNTLSHWHFHEQPEVPEDMSKEHPARYDGYLWDIRMIELMRKGRMDEVFELLPQFIDEAFAEVKSGAFTWMHAAMGYPQLAGKFHGYGTVIGTGNAVMEWNLQEAGLSRLEQPAGAAA
- a CDS encoding tRNA U-34 5-methylaminomethyl-2-thiouridine biosynthesis protein; translated protein: MTIVSAFLVPGSPLPQLRSDVAPWGRLNQALRAAGKSLAASRPDVVLVYSTQWMAVLDQLWITRARSTGVHVDENWHEYGELPFDIASDAGLADACVQGCRDAGIHARGVDYDQFPIDTGTITVSTLMGFGSDQLPVTLAANNLYHDNAQTEQLSRIAVQAAAAQGKRAAVIGIGGLSNTMFREPVAPESDRLISQADDDWNRRMLALLESGDAAQLREAMPEYAGQAKAEMGFKHMSWLLGALGDQFRGGKVLEYAPLYGSGGAVVEFKVG
- a CDS encoding fumarate hydratase: MSTSIRQDDLIESIASALQYISHYHPADYIAHLARAYQREASAPARDAMAQILASSRMAAIGRRPICQDTGIVNVFLEVGMDVRWAGFTGSLEDAVNAGVRRAYLDPDNPLRASVVADPLFGRGNTRDNTPAVISMRIVPGASLAVTVAAKGGGSENKARLAMLNPADSIVDWVLAQIPAMGAGWCPPGMLGIGVGGTAEKAMLLAKESLMQPLDMHELQARAQRGETLAPEDALRLELYDRVNALGVGAQGLGGLTTVLDVKIKTYPTHAAAKPIALIPNCAATRHASFVLDGSGPAHLAPPSLDLWPDLGTERGPGAGRRVNLDTLTREEVASWRAGETLLLNGRMLTGRDAAHQRIQEMLARGEPLPADFRGRAIYYVGPVDAVRDEAVGPAGPTTSTRMDGYTDMMLARTGLLAMVGKAERGPQAVEAIQRHRAAYLIAVGGAAYLVSRAIRSARVIAFEDLGMEAIHEFEVTDMPVTVAVDAVGGNLHVSGPAQWRRAAGAREIPVAIAGAL